The nucleotide sequence TCCCCTCAGCGAGGTATCAAGtgcccttattctgtgtagttaaattttgatatattccttatatgattcatttccattgtcattattgttattatattgttaaacttttgCCCTGTTCTTaatatttccagtagggccttgacctgatctcgtcattactctaccgaggttagacttgatacttactgggtaccattgtggtgtactcatactatgcttctgcacatctttttgtgcagatccaggtacgtctgctcgtgCCGGTCATTAGTGATCATCAGTTAACTGctttacggagacttcaaggtatgcttGCTCGGCATCCGcgggcctcgaagtcaccttcctttacttttactactattgtatttttcattcataCTATTATGTAGTAGACACTCCAGTAtgactctgtagagcttatgactcagttccacagGTCTTGGGGAACGTACTACATGTACTGAGTTGTTGAGTTTTAAGAAattttcattattattttaattaatccGCATGTTAATATTCTTACCTAGTCCTGgaaactaggtgccgtcacgatatcctactgagggaaatttgggtcgtgacacggatCATCACAAATAACTTCTTTAATAGTGACCAACAAGAGTCGTGGCTGAGCAGTTAGTACTCCTCATCCGTAACAACAGGTCTCGAGTTCAAGTTCTAGGTATGAAGTTGCTTTTGTAGAAAATTTTTTATCCTCAAATGTAAGACTTCTCGGCGCAAATCCAAATTTAATCGAGTCCAATACGGATATCAAATACTAGAAGTAAACCAAAAAGTAAAACAAGTGCTTCTTTGATAATGAAGCTCTACTTCACTTCTGTATTCTATAAATAGCATCACATATTAGGCACACATTGTTGATTTaattaatccaaaaaaaaaaaaatcgacatTCGTGCTGCGTTTACCAAGAAATTTTTTCcgctccaaaactcaaacttgaAAACCTTTTAATTAAGAGTGAGTGATCTCATTCATCTCACTACTGTTAGTACCTCCGAAAGAAGCGGAGGACTTCAATTCCGCGATCACTAAATAGTCCGTTTATCTTCATAATAGCTCGTGGACATGAGAAAGTTCATGTACAATCAAATCAAATGACAAGAAAAAGTACATGTACAAGAATTCTTGGGGAAGCCTCACACATATAATCACAAATTAAGATGTAACTGCCGGAAAATATTGAAAATAGTGTCACAGAGCCATATATTCCAATTCCACTATCAATAACAATAACGTCGAGTTAAACtggcccaaaaatatttaatttgaaaatactaggatattaaatttgaaaatcagcttattctttttctttttcttgtttattgttgagTCGTGCATGTCCACAAAATTGAGATATAATCAAGGAAAGAAATATTGAAAAGTGGCTTCATAAAGTCAAATATTCCATTATCTAATTAGGATTATATATAATAGTGCTTGTCAGCTTGTGGAAAACTTGACTTTGAAGAAAAGTAGTAGTATTTCATTTGAAGAATCTCCAATACATTTTGGGCAAAGAGACAATTAACTAAGTCAGAAAAGGGAGGACAAATTGCTTGAAATATAAAAAACCTAGAGATGTGATCTAGAAGAAAATGGCTTGTAAGACTCCTAACTTAGGAAAAAAGTTTGTGGAAATCAGCTTTTTCATGAGAGAAAGTtcatacaaaaaacaaaaaaaagtgcagcccggtgcactaagctcccgctatgcgcggaaTCCCGGGAAGGATCGGACCATAAAGGTCTATTTTACGCAGTCTTACCTCGTATTTTGCAAGAGGGTGTTTCCATGGCTTGaactcgtgacctcctggtcacttggcaacaactttaccagttacgccaaggctccccttccaaaaatggaaaagagCAAGTATCAAATTAAAGAAGTGTATGAGTGATAGTTTATATTGTGcgcattaattaataataaaaaagtttaagttatatacatcgACAGTATAATTAATAAATCTTTTTTATTTATAGATGTTGCAACAGATAATCAGttttattttcaagattatatatcTTACATTTTAATGATGCTTATCTCTAAGCATCGAAGTAACAATAACAAATGTAAAAAATTTATTACACATATAATTTAAACTCTATTCAAATCCTTGTATAATGAGGGGTCTCGACAAGAACTCTTGTACGTGTACTCTTGTCATTTGATTGATGATGATCCACCTATTAGgaagattttattttatatataattatttgGTGTTCGGGAATTTGACTAATTTGAATTTGTATGGTAACTATCATAGCTTTTAGGGCTTATACCAAAGAGGACTCCATTTAGTACCTTGATCCTAATATCAATACTTTTAAACCTATTTTATTCTAACTTTGGTAATTTTAGTAGTAATTCGGATTTAACTTATTATATATACTGACAATATAAAAGATTAGTTTTCTACCATCTCAACGTGCTTTTACCCTTATTTAACAATGTTAGTGTATTTTTATCCGGTGAATCAGATTATTTACCATCTTTTGTAAGTTACAAATGCACGCTTCGTAAATAGAAAGTAACttgtaattgattttcaaatatttttttacttttttttttttttggctgtcGGTGTATAATTTCTAAAAATGACGAATGTCGAACATGTTCTCATCACATGATTAGGGACGTAACTTTTTATATTTGGATTTAacttattataaaatatttttacattattaatatattttaattCGTTGTAACATACTACTCATTTACCATGCATCTTCTATAAATCATTAATATTGTTATATAAAATTTGGAAGAGGAATCTtggtgtaactggtaaagttgttatCAAGTGAGCAGAAGACCACGAGTTCGAGCCGTGCAaataacctcttgcagaaatacagggtaagaCTCATGTGTACgatagactcttgtggtccagCCCTTTCCCGGATCCCGCAAACAGGCTCTTGCAGAGATGCAAGGTAAAACTGCATAAGTTAGACTATTGTGGTCCGGTCCTTCCCCGAATCCCGCACATAAGGGGAGCTTAGTGCATCTTAAcagaaataaacaagaataactgAAAAGTATACTCCAAAAGAAAGAGATGGATAAAATCCTTAATTTATTGGAATTGCTATTTCAGCATTACATCCTTATTGGAATTGCCATTTCAGCACATATTACATTTACATAAAACAACATAAGCGAGAAAAAGATGAACAAaaataacaactcaagacatcAAACTTGTGACAATCTTTCTTTAGGGGCCTAAACAACACAAGAACATGCAGAAATTAAAGCACTCTTGATAATTAATCTCCttgattaattaactaattaacccTCTTACAATCTGTCCTAATCTGTCCGTTAGTACCAGTTAATGGACTTATATTACCCAATTTAATCATTGAGCTAACAAAATCATCAAAAAACTGAGTTTGACTACCAGCATAACGATTAACTATAGCAATTGTAGCAGATCCAGATGTGGAAAACAACTCTTGATCAGTTTGAAGAAGTCCTTGATTACTTTGAAGATTAGTGAAATAGCCATTATCAAAATCATTAGGTGTTGATATATCAAGATTTGTAAAAGTATTGCCATTGTTTCCACCTTGAGGACAAATTCCTTGTAATGTTTGTAAAAACGTAGCGTCTACGGTTAGATCAGGGTTACCACTGCCATTGAAGTTAAAGAGACGTTGTTCAAAAGTACCACATCTTGCTCTTCCAAATGTGTGTGCACCTATACATTCAGAACGCGTTTAAGTTTTATGCATTGACCgaataaaaaatatttctacAGTCAGATCATAGAAGAGGTAATTGCAGATAATGTTATATAATAAGCATTGATTCATGACCTAGAATAAATGGTACGTAATTTGCTAGCAACATGTCAAATTATACTAATAGTGTAAAGATTATTGCACGCTCAGAAGAAAAAACGTTGTTAACATGAAATCGTGCACGTTTCGATCTCAAATTAACTCTTAACAATGACATTGTAAACTTTTTTTAACACAATCAGGTCAGTAAAAAATAATTACAGGTAATCGTTTATAAAAGGTGAGACTAGTAACTTGTAAAATAAGACATGTTACCTATATATACAGATTATAATTGATCGTGTGAAAATTCTTTACCTGATAGAGCAACAAGATCAGTTAAATCCATCCCCTTATTGGTGAATTGTGGTATCATTACAGCAAGTGTTTCAAAGGGGCTAGGAATATCACTATTAGCTCCAGATCGGTTTGCTGTTAAGCTGTCTTTTCTGCCAAAAAGTACTTGCCACGACGGACCTTTAGCCTAATAACATAATAAATTTTATACTGTCAGTATATATAATAAATTCTCTCAAATGTGCCTGATATTATAATAAGGTCATATTGTTAGCTTTTAGAGCCAAGatgattttgactttttttcaaatattttaagCTAATCTTGTTAGTAAATCATAATTAAGTATTTAAGAGACTTCAAGAATTGAaaaaaatgggagaaaataaataattaagcaagactttttcatattttttgaaACTTGGAAAATGTCATATTTATGATCTCTTACCAAGACAACTCCAATTTCAGATGCAAGGGCTAAAATATCTGCACAAGATACAACACCAGGGCATACATTCTCTAGTGCAGTTTTAATATCATCCACAATATCAAATCCTCCTGCACCTACATTAGCAGGTGCATCTTTCTCAGTTTGAGTCCCATCTGTGTCTAACAAAATTGATCCATCACAACCCTGTGCaaatatacactgttaaattcaCGTTTGGTCACTGAACTTTTTCTCACACTATAACGGTAAAGTCACAAAAGTAACCACATAACTGAACTTTATCCACTATAGCAGTAAAGTCAAAGAATTATTCTGACACGTTAAACTAACTTAATTTTTATCACATCAAAGTAAATGAACTTGACTTACTATCATAGTAGGTTATACTCGCCACTAGAATAATAAAAATGGTAACTGACCTACAATCATGCACATGTTAAACTGCACTAACATGGTAAAAGATCTTTACATTGTCACTATATATAACTTACTATAAGAGTAAAAATAGTAACTAATCTACAATTATGCACATGTTAAATTGTACTGATATGGTAAAAGATCTTTACACTGTCAGTATATATTATTTATGTCCGTAAGGTGATGTAGTTCTTCAAGACACATAAATATGCACGGAAACATAGGTTAAAAAAAGTTCTAAGGATCAGGTTATTACATTAACAAAACAATCATGGAAATGAAGACGAATAATTTTAGCACCAGCTCGAGCATCAGTACGTTGCCTTTGATCCATAACACCACGTACAATACTTGTAACATTAGGGCAAGTGGTATCATAAAATGTTGCACTTAATTGAGCATTTGATGCTCCAAAAATTGCAACCAAGAAAAGAATCGCACCAACAAATCTTAAAAAAGACATGATTGACaactttttaaagtttttttttatttttcaagattaCTCAAGAAATTAAAGTTGATTCTGTATATTTTTAAATGGTCACTTTAGGTTGGTATTTATAGAATGTAGAAGTGGGAAATATAGCCCCTTGATTAGAGGCTATTGAGAGTAACATCATTATCAAAGTAATTATTGTGGAGAAAATAGGGAGACAAAGGCCAAATATTAGCCGCCAGTCACTATTAAATTGTAAGAAAACGAGTGAAGAAAATTATTTGTAGCTTTCTTTTCAAGTTAGTTAGAGAATTTTCAATTTTGTGCATTTAATAATAGCTGTAAGATTGGGCAGTGGACGActagtccaaatatataattgatCAACTCGTAGGATTTTAATTGGCTCCAACTTGTTATGTGGGGAGACGATTTCTAGATAAATAGAGAGTAGAGTAAATTTTTGATTAAGAGATGTATTTTCAAGagataaaagaaaattatttacgTGTTGCCTATGTTATAGTGTCGgtagaaaataattatggaatgtCTCAATCATTTTAGCTCTCTACTCCACTTCTTATATTctataaatataaattttgatAGATAAATATCTAAATGAGaaatatgaaataagatataagaAAATGGTTATTCAGGAGGAACTATGATTGATTATGAAAATCACTACTAAAATAGTTTCAAAATGTTTTAGATTATTTACTATGGAGATTGTATATTGGATATACAAGAATAATATATTGGAGAAAGAATAGTGAACATTTGAGGGACATATACTCGATATTGTAGATTACGATAGCATAGTTATGAATTATGAAAATATGACATTCTTCTTGGAATAAAGATGAATCCAAGAATTGAAGTTTACAAGTTCCTACAATGACCTTAAGTTAATATacaataacaattgaatttacaGTCAGATATTATATGTAGATGTTCATTAGATTTCTTAAACATATACATAATCTGGACAAAGGTTACTAAATTCATGTGAATCCGTATATTACACGATAGATCCGACATGTACATACGTATCACAATTCGCAAGATTAGGAGCTGAATATTTGTATCTAACTTAGCTTCATAtgactttttatttatttatttattttagcttCATATGACTTTAAGTGAACAAGTCAAACTTACCTTTGACTAAACAATATGATTAAGACAAGATAAATTCGATTGGATTTTACACTACTGTCAATTAGGTATGGACTTAAGTTTACTCCAGGTTTACTTGCCTCACCTAATCATAAATTACAATCACAAAAACGGTAAGAAGTATTTAGAAAATTGGCCAGCTACTTATTTTCGTGAAAGCTGTGTCtatattttgttgaaaaaatatCAAATGCACGTGTAGACCTACAAAGATGaacgatttttttctttttgttaggcCCAACAATTTAAGTGACTGTCGAATAATGTCTAtcgaaaacaaagaaaaagagactAACAACTATTGTCACTTTGCAGCTAAATTATTTTCgtgtcattttttcttctttcgaGTGCTTAATTTATCCACGATTAGCGTACGAGATCGTTGGACAGTTAGAAAACCTTTATTATACGaatatttttttctatatttttgtaACGACTTGGCTGATCACAGCGGCAAATccaaaatttttaaattatgaatgctcaattatttttaatctaaaaattaCTACTGAGACTGAGTGCTTAATTAATATATTTGTATAATTTACTAGTTTTTTCTATATAACTATAAAGTTTGGCTCCAAAAGTAATGGGTGCTCAAGCACCCATAATCCATAATGTACATCCGCCACTGGCCGATTGTGTTGAGTATTGTAgccttgttcccctatttattgcttattctatgatCATtcgttgttatgtgacttgtcggggttgTTGGTTTAATTCCGAGGATGTTTCAAAATGAGTTGTGACAcgtagtcccaaggttggaagcttaagttgaaagagttgaccggatattgactaatgtgtaaatggctccgaaatggagttttgatggctccaacagctccgtatggtaattttggacttagaaagtgtgttcggatattgatttagaggtccgtagatgattatggcttgaattggcaaaagctggaaaagttgaagtttgcagagtagagaagtttgaccgagagttgactttatagTTACCGGGCTCTAATTTTGGTTCCAGAAGTAGGAATAGGTCCTTTATGTCATtcatgaattgtgtgcaaaatttgaggtcaatcgtagttggtttgatatgttttagcatcgattgtagaaattgaaaattcattagttccttaggcttgaattggagtgtgctTCGT is from Nicotiana tabacum cultivar K326 chromosome 18, ASM71507v2, whole genome shotgun sequence and encodes:
- the LOC107830487 gene encoding lignin-forming anionic peroxidase precursor (The RefSeq protein has 1 substitution compared to this genomic sequence) — translated: MSFLRFVGAILFLVAIFGASNAQLSATFYDTTCPNVTSIVRGVMDQRQRTDARAGAKIIRLHFHDCFVNGCDGSILLDTDGTQTEKDAPANVGAGGFDIVDDIKTALENVCPGVVSCADILALASEIGVVLAKGPSWQVLFGRKDSLTANRSGANSDIPSPFETLAVMIPQFTNKGMDLTDLVALSGAHTFGRARCGTFEQRLFNFNGSGNPDLTVDATFLQTLQGICPQGGNNGNTFTNLDISTPNDFDNDYFTNLQSNQGLLQTDQELFSTSGSATIAIVNRYAGSQTQFFDDFVSSMIKLGNISPLTGTNGQIRTDCKRVN